The genome window AGAGCAAGAAAAGAAAAACGCAGAAAAAGAGCGCCAGCAAAAAGTGCAGGAGCAATTAGAAGAAACACAGAAAGAGTTGGCGCGTAAAGAACAGGAATATCAGGATATGGAAGAGCGTGCTCGTATTGAAGCCGAGCAACGTGCTAAAGCTGCAGAGGAAGAGAAGCAGCGTATTGCTGAGCTAGAGCAGCAACGAAAACAAGAAGAAGAAAAACGCCTAGAAGCTGAAAAACAGCGCAAGCTCGAAGAAGAACGTAAACAAAAAGTTGAAGCTGAACGTAAACAGGCGGAGATTGAAAAACAAAAAGTCGAGGCGGAGAAAAAACGGCTCGAAGAGGAAAAGCGGAAAGCAGAAGCGGAAAGAAAACGATTAGAAGAAGAAAAGAAAAAAGCCGCTGAAGAGAAAAAGCGTTTGGAAGAAGAGAAACGCAAAGCAGAGGAAGCAAAACGCAAAGCCGAGGCAGAGAAAAAACGCTTGGAAGAAGAAAAGCGTAAGGCAGAAGAAGCGAAGCGTAAGGCGGAAGAGGAAGCAAGAAGAAAAGCCGCTGAATCTGATCTCCAGCGTCAGTTAGAACAAGAACAGCAAGAACGTGAGGCTCGCCGAGTTAAAGGAGTGGTTGACCAATACAGCCTGATGATTCAACAGCGAGTTAAACGTTATTGGTTAAGACCGGCCAACGCTCAGTCAGGTTTACAATGTACTGTCCAAGTTTCATTGTTACCTGGTGGTGATGTTAAAAACGTGAAAATTGTAAAAAGCAGTGGTAATGCAGTATTTGATCGTTCAGCTGAAACAGCTGTATACAAGGCAGCCCCATTACCTCAGCCTTCAG of Methylophaga marina contains these proteins:
- the tolA gene encoding cell envelope integrity protein TolA, encoding MKHNIVDNLFAGASSLVLHVVLFAMFIIGMDLTSTPKPLAQQPQKEIVQATVLDETLVEEEVARLEKLEQEKKNAEKERQQKVQEQLEETQKELARKEQEYQDMEERARIEAEQRAKAAEEEKQRIAELEQQRKQEEEKRLEAEKQRKLEEERKQKVEAERKQAEIEKQKVEAEKKRLEEEKRKAEAERKRLEEEKKKAAEEKKRLEEEKRKAEEAKRKAEAEKKRLEEEKRKAEEAKRKAEEEARRKAAESDLQRQLEQEQQEREARRVKGVVDQYSLMIQQRVKRYWLRPANAQSGLQCTVQVSLLPGGDVKNVKIVKSSGNAVFDRSAETAVYKAAPLPQPSDPKAAAEFRNFQFNFKPE